CCGCCGACGACGCGGAATTGCTGCGGGTGAACGGCGCCGCCTTCGCTTGGCATCCCGAGCAGGGCGGGTGGACCGAGCGCGACATCGAAGTCCGTCGCGCCGAGTCGTGGTTCGATCCGGCGGGGCTGTTCCTGGCGTTCGACCCGGCCGCTCCCGATCGTCTGCTCGGATTCCACTGGACCAAGGTGCATCACGCGGAGAATCCGCCCGTCGGCGAGGTCTACGTGGTCGGCATCGATCCGGCCGCGCAGGGCCGGGGACTCGGTCGGCTGCTCACCCTCGCGGGATTGCGGCACCTGCGTGACCGCGGATTGGCCGAGGTGTTGCTCTACACCGAGGCCGACAATGTCGCCGCGGTGCGCACTTATACCCGTCTCGGATTCGCTCCGGCGCACGTCGACGTGGCCTATGCCGCGGCGGAGGCTGAATAGCAGGCGGCAGAACGGATGCGCGCGAGTAAAACTGCGGCAAACGTCACATCCACCGGCTGCAATCGCGCCGGGCTGTTCACTCTCCGTTCACTCAGGTCGGTCCAACTGTCAACCACGTGACCTTAGGTTGTGTGAGGGCAGCACACTGCTGCCTGGTGCGCAAGTTCCCCGCGAACAGCACCACAGCACCCGTCCGGGCCGGTGAGGGACCGGACGAGTAGGACGCCATTCCGGAGGAATAGTGAATCTCAAGCGCAGCAGCGCCCTCGTTGGTGTGCTGGCCGTCGGCGCCATGACGCTGGCCGCCTGTGGCAGCGACGACAACACCTCGACCGACACGGGCAATGTGGCGAAGGTCGACGTCGCCTGCGGCGGCAAGAAGGCCCTCAAGGCCAGCGGTTCCTCCGCGCAGAAGAACGCGATGGAGCGCTTCATCGCCGCGTACGAGAAGAACTGCGACGGCGCCACGCTCAACTACACCTCCAGCGGCTCGGGCGCGGGCGTGAGCGAATTCATCGGCGCCCAGACCGATTTCGGTGGCTCCGACTCGCCGCTGAGCGCGAAGAAGGACGAGCCGAAGAAGGCCGCCGACCGCTGCGCCTCGCCCGCGTGGAACCTGCCGACCGTGTTCGGCCCGGTCGCGATCACCTACAACATCGACGGCGTAACCGATCTCGCGCTGGACGGCCCGACCGCCGCCAAGATCTTCAACGGCACCGTCACCACCTGGGACGCCCCGGAGATCAAGGCGCTGAACCCGAACGCCAAGCTGCCGTCCGAGCCGATCGCGGTGATCTTCCGCAGCGACGAGTCGGGCACCACCGACAACTTCCAGCTCTACCTGGATTCCGCCTCCGACGGCGCCTGGGGCAAGGGCGCGGGCAAGGCCTTCAACGGCGGCGTCGGCGCGGGCTCGAAGGGCAACGAGGGCACCTCGGCCGCGGTGAAGACCACCAAGAACTCGATCACCTACAACGAGTGGTCCTTCGCGAAGGCGCAGAACCTGTCGATCGCTCGCATCATCACCTCGGCGAGCAAGGACCCGGTCACGCTGAGCGTCGCGTCGGCGGGCAAGGCGATCGAGTCCGCGAAGATCTCCGGCCAGGGCAACGACCTGGTCATCGACACCTCCTCGTTCTACAAGCCGTCGGTCGCGGGCGCGTACCCGATCGTGATGCCGACCTACGAGATCGTGTGCTCGAAGTACTCCGACGCCGACACGGCGACGGCGGTCAAGGCCTTCCTCACCTCGGCGGTCACCAACGGCCAGCAGGGCTTGGACGAGGCCGGGTACATCCCGATCCCGGAGCAGTTCAAGACCAAGCTGACCACCGCCATCAACGCCATCTCCTGATAGCAGCCCCCACATGACCGTCCACGACGAGGTTGCCGCCACAGGCCAGTCGGATTCGACCGGCCTGCGAGCAGGCGGAGATACTGCGCTCATGCCGAGCAAGCCGAGCACCGACCCGGGCACGAAGAGTCGCCGCCCGCACAGCACGCGAGCGGAGATCGTCTTCCGCTCGCTGGCGACCACAGCGGGTGCGATCATCGTCGCCGCCATCGCATTGATCGCGCTGTTCCTGCTCATCCGGGCGGTGCCGTCGGTGCTGGCGAACGAGTCGAACTTCTTCACCAGCACCGACTTCAACACCTCGGACGCCAACCACCTCCGGTTCGGCATCCGGGATCTGTTCATGGTCACGGTGCTGAGTTCGATCTTCGCACTGGTGCTAGCCGTTCCGATCGGCATCGGCATCGCGCTGTTTCTGACGCACTACGCGCCGAAGACGCTGGCGCGGCCGTTCTCGGTGATCGTCGATCTGCTCGCGGCGGTGCCCTCGATCGTGTTCGGTCTGTGGGGAATCCTGGTGCTCGCTCCGCAGTTGGAGCCGATCCAGACCTTCCTGAACGACAACCTGGGATGGCTGTTCCTCTTCTCGGACGGCAACATCCCGCTGGCCAGCGGCGGCACGATCTTCACCGCGGGCGTCGTGCTCGCGGTGATGATCCTGCCGATCATCACATCGGTCAGCCGTGAGGTGTTCAACCTCACCCCGCGCGCCCACATCGAGGCGGCGCAGGCACTCGGCGCCACGAAGTGGGAAGTCGTGCGGATGACGGTGCTGCCGTACGGCCGCAGCGGCATGATCGCCGGCGCCATGCTCGGCCTCGGTCGCGCGCTCGGCGAGACGATCGCCGTGCTCATCGTGCTGAAGACGGCCGCTCAGCCGGGACAGTGGTCGGTGTTCGACGGCGGCTACACCTTCGCCTCCAAGATCGCCTCGGCCGCGGCGGAGTTCAGCGCCCCGCTGCCGACCGGCGCCTACATCGCGGCAGGCTTCGTGCTGTTCGCGCTGACCTTCGTCGTGAACGCGCTGGCTCGACTCGCCGCGGGCGGAAGGGTGAACGGGTGATGACCTCCTCGACTCTGGACCGGCCGATCAAGCCGCCCACTTTCCGTGATGTGAGCCTGTCGCGCAAGGTGCGCAACAACGTCGCGACCGGCCTGGTCTGGCTGGCGTTCGGCATCGCGCTCGTGCCGCTGGCCTGGGTCCTGATCATGGTGATCAGCAAGGGCTTCAGCGCGGTGGTCCGGGCGGACTGGTGGCAGAACTCGCTGAAGGGCGTGCTGCCCAATCAGGTCGCGGGCGGCGTCTACCACGCGATCTACGGCACCATCGTGCAGTCCTTGGTCGCGACGGTGATCGCCGTCCCGCTCGGCATCATGGCCGCGGTGTACCTGGTCGAGTACGGTCGCGGCGTGCTGGCCAAGACCACGACCTTCATGGTCGACATCCTGGCCGGCGTGCCGTCGATCGTCGCGGCGCTGTTCATCTTCGCGCTGTGGATCGCGACGCTCGGCTTTCCGCAGAGCTCGTTCGCGGTGTCGCTGGCGCTGGTGCTGCTGATGCTGCCGGTGGTCGTCCGGAGCACCGAGGAAATGCTCAAACTGGTGCCCGACGAACTGCGCGAGGCGTCCTACGCGCTCGGTATCCCGAAGTGGAAGACCATCGTGCGGATCGTGGTGCCGACCGCGCTGCCCGGCATGATCAGCGGCATCCTGCTCGCCATCGCCAGGGTGATGGGCGAGACCGCTCCCGTGCTGGTGCTCGTCGGCTACAGCAAGTCGATCAACATGAACATCTTCGACGGCAACATGGCGTCGCTGCCGCTGTTGATCTACCAGGAGCTGGCCAACCCCGAAGCTGCCGGACGCGAGCGGGTGTGGGGCGCGGCTTTGACCCTCATCATCATCATCGCCCTCCTGTACCTGGCGGCTGCGGTCCTCAACCGCCTGCTCACCCGGAACCGATAGAAGCGGAACGGATTACCGAAATGGCCAAGCGGATCGACGTCAAAGATCTGAACATCTACTACGGCAAGTTCCATGCCGTATCCGATGTCTCGCTGACCGTGCTGCCGCGCAGCGTGACCGCCTTCATCGGTCCCTCGGGCTGTGGCAAATCCACCGTGCTGCGTTCGCTCAACCGCATGCACGAGGTAACCCCGAACGCCAGGGTCGAGGGCGCGGTGATGCTGGACGGCGAGGACATCTACGGCAACCAGGTCGACCCGGTGGGCGTGCGCCGCACGATCGGCATGGTCTTCCAGCGGCCCAACCCGTTCCCCACCCTGTCCATCAGGGACAACGTCGTCGCGGGTCTGAAGCTGCAGGGCGTGCGCAACAAGAAGGAACTCGACGAGGTCGCCGAGCGCTCGCTGCGCGGCGCCAACCTGTGGAACGAGGTCAAGGACCGCTTGGACAAGCCGGGCGGCGGCCTGTCCGGCGGCCAGCAGCAGCGTCTGTGCATCGCGCGCGCCATCGCCGTGTCGCCCGACGTGCTGCTGATGGACGAGCCGTGTTCGGCGCTCGACCCGATCTCCACCCTTGCGATCGAGGATCTGATCACCGAACTGAAGAAGGAATTCACCATCGTCATCGTCACCCACAACATGCAGCAGGCCGCGCGCGTGAGTGACCAGACCGGCTTCTTCAACCTGGAAGCCCAGGGCAAGCCGGGCAAACTGATCGAGATCGACGACACCGAGAAGATCTTCTCCAATCCGTCGCAGAAGGCCACGGAGGACTACATCTCCGGCCGCTTCGGCTGATCCGCTCCGCGGAGCGAACATCGACCGACGCGGCATAGGCAACGGAAGGCCCTGGGTAGCGCATCGGCTACTCAGGGCCTTTCGGGTGTTCGGGTCGGCTACTCGTTCTGAGGTGGGGTCTCGAACAACGGCGACGGCGTCGCCTCTACCCGACGGGTGTGTTCCGAATCCGATTGCCGGTTCGCCGTGTGTGCTCCCAGCAACCCGGTACTCGCGGGCGCGGTCGACGGTGCGCTGGGCGTGGAAGGATTACTGGATGCGGTGGGTTCGGTACCGGTGTAACTCGCTTGCCGGACCGACGCCGGTTGCTCCGTCTTCGATTCTGCGGCTTTGTCCGAATCAGGATCGCCGGTCTTGCTGTCGTCGGTCTTCGACGCGGAATCATCCGCCTTTTGATCGGTGGCTTTCGCGTTCGGATCGGCTTCGGAGGGTTGGCCCGTCGGGGAATCGGTGGAGGCCTTGTCCGGTGCGGATGTGCTGTCTTTGGCGGGCTCCCCGGTGGACGGGGAATCGGCGGCCGTGCCGTCGGCCGCCTGATCGACGCTGGTGATCACCGTGTCGGCGGCGTTCGCGAATTTCTCCGCAGCCGTGCCGGCGGAGTCGATCAGATTCTTTCCTGCGTCGCCACCCGCTTTGATGATGTCGTCGAGATCGTCATCGAGCTTCCCGACCGATTCGATCAACGTCGGCATATCTCCGGTGATACCGCCCACGGCGGTGATGAGATTCGTGACGTCCGAGGGCGTCCAAGAATTCGGGTCGCTGGCGGGGCCGGTGGAGCCGGAGGACTTGGATTCGTCTTTCCCGTCGCCGCTGTCGTCTGTCTTCTTGCCGCTCTCGTCGGTCTTGTCGCCGGATTTGTCGCCCGCCTTATCGCCGCCGTCACCGGTTTTGTCGCCGCTGTCGCCGGTTTGGTCGCCTGTCTCGTCCTCACCCGACTTCGACTTGTCGGTCTCGTCTTCGCCGGTGGGCTGTTCCTCGGCGATCGGGCTCGCCTGCGGCGTGCCCGCGGGCGTGGTGGAAGGGTCGGTGGGGTCCTGTTCGGTATCTCCGGTGTCGGACTGCGGGCTGTACACCGCGAGCATCGGATCCGTCTGCGGTGTCCCGTCGAGCGGGTCGCCCTCCCCGAGTTGGTCGCTGCGGGTACGCACGTTCGCGCGGGCCTGCTCGATCTTGGTCGCGATGTCCGATTGGGTGCCGAGCAATTCGTTCAGCGCGGTCGTGATGGCGGTCTGGTGGGTGTACTGGGTGTCGCCATCGTCATCCGAGACGTCCGGGCCTGGAGTGACCTGCCAGTCCTCGGAGACGGTGAATCCGGCCGCGACGGCTTCGTCGACCTTGTCCAGCAGAGCTTGCCGGAACCCGGCCAGGCTGGTGCCGCTGTCGATCAACGTCTGCGCGAGGTCGTCGGTATCCAGCGCCACTTTGTTCGCCGCGTCGCGATCGCCTGCGATCCGGTCGTACGCTGCGTAATAGGCATCGCCGCTCCAATGCGCTCCCGCCGCCCGGATCTGCGTGACCGTTTCATCGATCAGCGTGACGAATTCGCTGTTGCGCCTCCGTATCTCGGCTCCGGCTTCGCCCAATTTCCACGGCTGCCATTCCGACCGCACCTGGCTGAGGGTTGGTGTCGTGCTCGTCGTCCTCACAGATGCGCGCCCATCGCGTCGAGGCCGTCACGGAACTCCTGGTCGGATACCTCGTAGTTCGCGGCGCCGCCTTTCGCGATGTTCGAAACGCGTTTGCAGCGCATGGCCATTCGCTGCCATGCGTCCTCGATATTCGAACCCGCCGCCGAGCAGACCTCGCTCAGCGTCGAACCCGGTAGCACACCGCCGAGCGCATCGGTGGTGGCCCGTACGGTCAAAACCCCGATCGCACCGCCGATTTTGTCCATCGACGCGGCCAACGCACGTAGCTCCGCTGGATCGACGTTCATAACGCCCCCCTTCATACCGGATCCCCTCCGGCGTAACGCTATACCAGAGCAATCCCGCCCCGCGCGGCCAAATCTATCATTCGCCGCCCGCGAAAGGTCAAGACCGGCAAGCCTTTCGGCTACCCTTCCGCATCCGGGTCCGGCGGGAGGACGCCGGTGACCAGGAAGATGACCCGGCGGCCGATCTCGACCGCGTGGTCGGCGAAGCGTTCGTAGTAGCGACCGAGCAGCGTGACATCGACGGCGGCGGCGACGCCGTATTTCCAGTCCCGGTCCATCAGTAATGTGAAGAGGTGGCGGTGCAGATCGTCCATCGCCTCGTCGTCCTCGTTGAGCTGCGCCGCGCGCTCCGGGTCGCGTGTTTCCAGCACCTCCCGCGCGCCGGCACCCATGTTCACCGCGATGCGGCCCATCTCGGCGAAGTAGCCGTTGACGGACTCCGGTAGCGCGTGGTTGGGATGACGCCTGCGCGCGACCTTGGCCACGTGCAGCGCGAGCGCGCCCATCCGGTTCACGTCGGCGACGATCTGGATCGTGCTCACCACCTGCCGCAGATCACCGGCGACCGGTGCCTGCAGCGCGAGCAGGGCGAAGGCCTTCTCCTCGGCGTCCTGAATCAGTTCCGCGATCCGGTCGGACTCGCTGATCACCTGCTCCGCCAGCGCGAGGTCCGCCTGGAGCAGGGCCTGAGTCGCCCGCTCCATGGCCGAGCCGGCCAGGCCGGCCATCTCACCCAGCAGGTGGGCGAGTTCGGCCATTTGCTCGTTGTAGATGACACGCATGGAAACTGACACTAGTTCGCCGCGCTGACCAAGTCACGAACGCGGAGTGAATGACCGGTGTGCATCATTAGCGCGCCGGTTGCCGTTGATGATTCAACGACTGCGCGCCCATGCCGTCGCCGGGCCTGAAACGGCGGGATCGTGTGGATTTGTGATCTGCGTCGCACCTGTGCCCGGTGGTCACAGCGCGCTACTTGCAGATGTCCTCGGCCGCGTTGACGTGTTCCAAGTCCGACGGCAGCACGGCGGGCGTCGAGTCCGTCGAGGTGCTCGTCGCGACGTTGCCGATCTCGTCACCGACCGGCGTCGGCGCCTTCACGGTGACGCCGGACTTCGAGTCGCCTCCGATGACGACCTCGACGATGCCGCCGAGATCGTCCGCGGCCTCGATGGTCGCGCCGGGGATCGAGGTCGCCACGGTCGCGGCCTCGGCCTCCAGGCCGGGGGCGTAGCGGACCTTCGTCGTGGTGGAGGTGCCGTTGGCGTAGTTTCCGGTGTTGTAGATCGCGAAGCCCTGGTTGCCGAGTTTGGTGGCCGCCGTGCGCGCCAGCCCTTCGACTCCGGAGCCGTTGGACACCAGCAGCGAGACAGTCGAAGGATCCACCGCCTTGTACTTGGTCGGTGTCGGAGCGGCCGGTGCCGGAGCGGGGGCGTTCGCCTGAACGGTCGGCTTCTCGCCTGGCAGAGGCTGATCGTCGCGGATCGCCTTGAAGATCGCCTTGATGTCGGATTCGCGGGGGATCTCGTTGCCGTAAGTGGTGGTGCCCGCGGTTGGAACGGTGATGAAGGTGACCACGCCGGCATCAATCTTCTGCAGTGAACGTCCCAGCATCAGTAGGTCGGTCGTTTCGACCTTGTTGACCCAGGTGTGCTCGCGAAGCGCAGTGATGAAGCCGTTCAGCTTGCCCGGATTGAACAGCACCCTGCTGGACAGCGTGCTGCGCAGCAGCGAAGCGAGGAAGCGTTGCTGTCGGTTGATGCGGTCGTAGTCGCTGCGCTCCTCGCCGTAGACGTGCCTGGCACGCACATACTTCAGCGCGGTCTGGCCGTCGATGCGCTGCTTGCCCGGGTGCTCGAGGATGGTGCCGAGCACGTCGTCGACGAGCGGCTTGGACGCGCAGACCTCGACGCCATCGATCTGGTTGACCATCGACTCGAAACCGGCGAAGTCGATACCGATGAAGTGATTGATCGACGCGCCGGTGAGGCGCTGAATCGTGGAGACGAGGCACATCGGGCCGCCGAGGTTGTAGACGGCGTTGAGCTTGTCGCCTATGGCGGATGGGAACTTCTCATCGGTGTATGAGCCTTTTTCGTTGTCCCACCCATTGCACTGGGGCCTGGTCACGTCCAGGTCGCGCGGGAAGGACACTACGACGACCCGACTCCGGTCCTTCGGGATGTGGACCAGCATGGTGGTGTCTGCGCGGGCACCCTCGGCGTCGTCCAAAGTGCCCGCACCGAGCTGGCCGTTGGCCCCTGCGCGTGTGTCGGTGCCGACGAGCAGGTAATTCTCGTCGCCGAGCTGGGCATTGGAATCGATGATGTCTTCGGAGTTCTCGTCGAGAGCGGAGACCTGGGTGAAGCCGTCCGTGGTCGACCGCAGATAGCTCCAGCCGCCGCCAGTGACCAGCAGAGCGAGCACTGCGCACACTGCACCCCCCGCCCTTCCCGCGGTCCGCAGCCGCTTGTTGCGGCGCTCCTTGGAGGCCTGCAGGCGGGTCTGGGCGGTACCGACGGCCTTCGGCTTGGCGTCCTTGCCGTCTTTGGTGGGCCATCCCACGCCCTTGCGCTTGGCGCGCGTGGGCTCCTCGAGCGGAGGAAGTACGTCGGTGACCTCTTCGGCCTGCTCCGGCTCCGGAGGAGCGGCGGGCGCCGGGCGCTCGGCGGGGCGGCGGCTCGGGGGGCGGGCGGCCGGTGTGGCGCCCGTGATGTCCTGGACCACGGGTGAACTGCCGGTCTGGCGTGGCGGCGAGTCCGGCGCGCGCCGGGGACCGGCTGCGGCGCCGCGGCCGTTGGCGGCGGCCGGGTCGGCGGGCCTGCGCGGAGCTTCCTGCCGTGCGTCGGCACGGTTGATTCGTGCCGATGGAGGGCCTGCCTGCGGCGGTAGTGGCTCAGGGCGGCGGCCTCGGTTCGCCGGGGGCCCCGGAACCGGTGGCGGCTCGACGCGGCGCCCTCGTCCGTTGGCGGTGGGGTCCGGGGGACCGGGTTCCGTACGGCGGCCTCGGCTCGGCGCAGCGGCCGGATCCGAGGAGGCAGGCTCCGCGCGGCGGCCGCGGCGTCCGGTGCGTTCGTTGTCGACCCGCTGGACGAGATCCTGCACGGTCAGGGGCGCGGAGCTCTGGTCGGGAGCGGCGTCGGTATGGCGGGAACGACGAGATGTGCGTGTGGCGTCCTGTTCAGGGTTGTCCGCCGCGGGGTACCGCTCCCACGGGGCGCGACCTCCGGGACGTGGCGAACGCCCGTGCCGATCGTCACCCACCAACGAACCTCGCTTTTCGTCCTGCTTTTCCGCTCAGGTCACACTCGACCGGCGGCACCGATTCCGCAATGATAACGATTCCGCCACGGCGAGCCACCCCAGTGTGAAATCGAAGAGGTCACAGTGGTGTTGCGCTTGGGATTCGCTGTGCGGTTGCCGGATTACCCTCCGCTGTGCATCACATCCGCCGCGCTCGGCACCGCGGGATCATCCGGATCGTCGAGCCAGCCGTGTGGCAGCGCGACCTTGCCCGGCGAACCCTGCCTGCCGCGCGGACCCTCCGCGTCCTTCGGGAACGGAACGGCCGGGTCGAGCTGGCCGACGAGATCTTCCAATTGCGTGAGACTGCCCACCGTGGCGAACGCGCGACGAAGATCGGATCCGACCGGGAAGCCCATCAGATACCAGGCCATGTGCTTGCGCAGATCGCGCATGGCCTTCTCCTCGCCGAGATGCTCGGACAGCAGCGCGCCGTGCCGGTACAGCACCGCGCCCACCCGGCCCAGATCGGGCGGCTCCGGCAGCGGCTCACCGCGCAGCGCCGCCTGCAACTCGGCGAACAGCCATGGCCTGCCGAGGCAGCCGCGACCGACGACCACGCCGTCGCACCCGGTCTCGTCCATCATGCGCACGGCGTCGGCGGCGGAGAAGATGTCACCGTTTCCGAGCACCGGGATGGAGGTGACCGCCTCCTTGAGGCGGGCGATCGCGGTCCAGTCGGCTTCGCCGGAGTAGCGTTGCGCGGCCGTGCGCGCGTGCAACGCGACCGCCCGCGCACCCTCGGCTTCCGCGATGCGTCCCGCGTCCAGATAGGTGTGGTGCTCGTCGTCGATCCCGATGCGAAACTTCAGAGTGACCGGGACCCCCGCCGGTTCGGCCGCGCTCACCATGGCGCGCACGATGTGCCGGAACAACGTCCGCTTGTAGGGCAGGGCTGCGCCGCCGCCGAGCCGGGTGACCTTGGGTACGGGGCAGCCGAGGTTGAGGTCGATGTGGTCGGCCCACCCCTCGCCGACGATGATGCGCACGGCTTCGCCGAGCGTGGCGGGGTCCACGCCGTAGAGCTGCATCGAGCGGGGGTGCTCGTCGGCGTCGAAGGACATCATGTGCAGCGTTTTCTCGTTGCGCTCGACCACCGCCCGCGCGGTGATCATCTCGCACACGTAGATAGAGCTCGGGCTGCCGAATTCCCGGCACAACTTACGGAAGGCCAGATTCGTGATGCCCGCCATCGGCGCGAGCACGACCGGCGGATCGACCGGATACGGCCCGATCCGCAGTTTCGCCGTCGCCTCGGTAGTCATCGTCACGCCGACCAGTGTCTCATTTCCGCACGTAAGTCGGCCGGAGCGGGTCGCCCGCCCAGTACGCATGTCGCGATGCGGGCGCTACACCGGTCCGTTCATACCGCGCCGCCGTCCGGTCCCGGACGGCGGCGTGCTGTCGCTGCGGTCAGCCTACGGAGCTGCCCGCCATCTGGCGGTCGCGCTTCGCGGCTTCGCGGGCGAGCATGCGGTCGCGCTGCTCCTCGAACTTGACGACGTCCTTGCTCAGCTTGTCCAGGAACAGGCCGAGGCGCTCGCGGACCGCCTCGCCGCGGGCGGTGAAGTCCGTGCGCTCGAAGATGTTCCACTTCTTCAGCACCGGCTGGACGACTTCCTCCAGGTGCTGGCGCAGGTCGTAGATGCCGTGCTTGGCCATCAGCACGCCGTTGCGGCGGAAGTTGGGCATGCCGGCGCCGGGCATCTGGAAGTTCTCCAGGATCAGGGTGATCGCCTCGATGGCCTGGTCGGGGGCAAGGTCGAGGGCGGCGCCGCACATGTTGCGGTAGAAGATCATGTGCAGGTTCTCGTCGGCGGCGACGCGCTGCAGCATGCGGTCGGCGATCGGATCGTCACAGACCTTGCCGGTATTGCGGTGGCTGACCCGGGTGGCGAGTTCCTGGAAGGTGACATACGCGACGGAATGCAGGAATCCCGCGTCGGCTTCGGCAGGGGAGGCGAAACCGTTCGTCATGTGGACCATGCGGGCCTCTTCGAGGGCGACCGGATCGACGCCGCGGGTGACGACCAGGTAGTCCCGCATCACGATACCGTGGCGATTCTCCTCGGCGGTCCAGCGGCCCACCCAGGTGCCCCAGGCGCCGTCCTGCGAGAAGTTCTCGGCGATCTCCCGGTGATAGGAGGGCAGGTTGTCCTCGGTGAGCAAGTTGGTGATCATGGCCGCCTTCGCGACCTCACTGAGCCGGGACTGCTCCGGATCCCAATCCACGCCGCCGAGTGCCGCGAAGTTGCGGCCGTCGTCCCACGGGACGTAGTCGTGCGGATGCCATTCCTTTGCCAGGGAGAGGTGCCGGTTGACGTTTTCTTCGGCAACCGGCTCCAACTCCGTCAGAAGCTCGAGTTGAGTCAGATCCCTTGCCATGTATGAACCCTTCAGTGTGTGCTTCCGGTCGTGCAGGTCATCCCAAGG
Above is a genomic segment from Nocardia sputorum containing:
- the dusB gene encoding tRNA dihydrouridine synthase DusB, producing the protein MTTEATAKLRIGPYPVDPPVVLAPMAGITNLAFRKLCREFGSPSSIYVCEMITARAVVERNEKTLHMMSFDADEHPRSMQLYGVDPATLGEAVRIIVGEGWADHIDLNLGCPVPKVTRLGGGAALPYKRTLFRHIVRAMVSAAEPAGVPVTLKFRIGIDDEHHTYLDAGRIAEAEGARAVALHARTAAQRYSGEADWTAIARLKEAVTSIPVLGNGDIFSAADAVRMMDETGCDGVVVGRGCLGRPWLFAELQAALRGEPLPEPPDLGRVGAVLYRHGALLSEHLGEEKAMRDLRKHMAWYLMGFPVGSDLRRAFATVGSLTQLEDLVGQLDPAVPFPKDAEGPRGRQGSPGKVALPHGWLDDPDDPAVPSAADVMHSGG
- the pstA gene encoding phosphate ABC transporter permease PstA gives rise to the protein MTSSTLDRPIKPPTFRDVSLSRKVRNNVATGLVWLAFGIALVPLAWVLIMVISKGFSAVVRADWWQNSLKGVLPNQVAGGVYHAIYGTIVQSLVATVIAVPLGIMAAVYLVEYGRGVLAKTTTFMVDILAGVPSIVAALFIFALWIATLGFPQSSFAVSLALVLLMLPVVVRSTEEMLKLVPDELREASYALGIPKWKTIVRIVVPTALPGMISGILLAIARVMGETAPVLVLVGYSKSINMNIFDGNMASLPLLIYQELANPEAAGRERVWGAALTLIIIIALLYLAAAVLNRLLTRNR
- the pstB gene encoding phosphate ABC transporter ATP-binding protein PstB; its protein translation is MAKRIDVKDLNIYYGKFHAVSDVSLTVLPRSVTAFIGPSGCGKSTVLRSLNRMHEVTPNARVEGAVMLDGEDIYGNQVDPVGVRRTIGMVFQRPNPFPTLSIRDNVVAGLKLQGVRNKKELDEVAERSLRGANLWNEVKDRLDKPGGGLSGGQQQRLCIARAIAVSPDVLLMDEPCSALDPISTLAIEDLITELKKEFTIVIVTHNMQQAARVSDQTGFFNLEAQGKPGKLIEIDDTEKIFSNPSQKATEDYISGRFG
- a CDS encoding LCP family protein, yielding MVQDITGATPAARPPSRRPAERPAPAAPPEPEQAEEVTDVLPPLEEPTRAKRKGVGWPTKDGKDAKPKAVGTAQTRLQASKERRNKRLRTAGRAGGAVCAVLALLVTGGGWSYLRSTTDGFTQVSALDENSEDIIDSNAQLGDENYLLVGTDTRAGANGQLGAGTLDDAEGARADTTMLVHIPKDRSRVVVVSFPRDLDVTRPQCNGWDNEKGSYTDEKFPSAIGDKLNAVYNLGGPMCLVSTIQRLTGASINHFIGIDFAGFESMVNQIDGVEVCASKPLVDDVLGTILEHPGKQRIDGQTALKYVRARHVYGEERSDYDRINRQQRFLASLLRSTLSSRVLFNPGKLNGFITALREHTWVNKVETTDLLMLGRSLQKIDAGVVTFITVPTAGTTTYGNEIPRESDIKAIFKAIRDDQPLPGEKPTVQANAPAPAPAAPTPTKYKAVDPSTVSLLVSNGSGVEGLARTAATKLGNQGFAIYNTGNYANGTSTTTKVRYAPGLEAEAATVATSIPGATIEAADDLGGIVEVVIGGDSKSGVTVKAPTPVGDEIGNVATSTSTDSTPAVLPSDLEHVNAAEDICK
- the phoU gene encoding phosphate signaling complex protein PhoU; this encodes MRVIYNEQMAELAHLLGEMAGLAGSAMERATQALLQADLALAEQVISESDRIAELIQDAEEKAFALLALQAPVAGDLRQVVSTIQIVADVNRMGALALHVAKVARRRHPNHALPESVNGYFAEMGRIAVNMGAGAREVLETRDPERAAQLNEDDEAMDDLHRHLFTLLMDRDWKYGVAAAVDVTLLGRYYERFADHAVEIGRRVIFLVTGVLPPDPDAEG
- the pstC gene encoding phosphate ABC transporter permease subunit PstC, with translation MPSKPSTDPGTKSRRPHSTRAEIVFRSLATTAGAIIVAAIALIALFLLIRAVPSVLANESNFFTSTDFNTSDANHLRFGIRDLFMVTVLSSIFALVLAVPIGIGIALFLTHYAPKTLARPFSVIVDLLAAVPSIVFGLWGILVLAPQLEPIQTFLNDNLGWLFLFSDGNIPLASGGTIFTAGVVLAVMILPIITSVSREVFNLTPRAHIEAAQALGATKWEVVRMTVLPYGRSGMIAGAMLGLGRALGETIAVLIVLKTAAQPGQWSVFDGGYTFASKIASAAAEFSAPLPTGAYIAAGFVLFALTFVVNALARLAAGGRVNG
- the pstS gene encoding phosphate ABC transporter substrate-binding protein PstS, which codes for MNLKRSSALVGVLAVGAMTLAACGSDDNTSTDTGNVAKVDVACGGKKALKASGSSAQKNAMERFIAAYEKNCDGATLNYTSSGSGAGVSEFIGAQTDFGGSDSPLSAKKDEPKKAADRCASPAWNLPTVFGPVAITYNIDGVTDLALDGPTAAKIFNGTVTTWDAPEIKALNPNAKLPSEPIAVIFRSDESGTTDNFQLYLDSASDGAWGKGAGKAFNGGVGAGSKGNEGTSAAVKTTKNSITYNEWSFAKAQNLSIARIITSASKDPVTLSVASAGKAIESAKISGQGNDLVIDTSSFYKPSVAGAYPIVMPTYEIVCSKYSDADTATAVKAFLTSAVTNGQQGLDEAGYIPIPEQFKTKLTTAINAIS
- a CDS encoding acyl-ACP desaturase, with the protein product MARDLTQLELLTELEPVAEENVNRHLSLAKEWHPHDYVPWDDGRNFAALGGVDWDPEQSRLSEVAKAAMITNLLTEDNLPSYHREIAENFSQDGAWGTWVGRWTAEENRHGIVMRDYLVVTRGVDPVALEEARMVHMTNGFASPAEADAGFLHSVAYVTFQELATRVSHRNTGKVCDDPIADRMLQRVAADENLHMIFYRNMCGAALDLAPDQAIEAITLILENFQMPGAGMPNFRRNGVLMAKHGIYDLRQHLEEVVQPVLKKWNIFERTDFTARGEAVRERLGLFLDKLSKDVVKFEEQRDRMLAREAAKRDRQMAGSSVG